Proteins encoded together in one Salvelinus fontinalis isolate EN_2023a chromosome 6, ASM2944872v1, whole genome shotgun sequence window:
- the LOC129858423 gene encoding neuroligin-3-like isoform X3: MFHYTSTTTKVPPSETTQNSLSTKKTWPFNTKRPPMSPAYNNEDNEAWNGDEETGPLVIENPRDYSTELSVTIAVGASLLFLNVLAFAALYYRKDKRREASAGRRGQPSPQTRHGQATSNDISHHQRPNEEEIMSLQINQTHHECEAMGVGNPGNDEGLRLASLPDYTLTLRRSPDDIPLMTPNTITMIPNSLVGMPNLHPYNTFTAGFNSTGLPHSHSTTRV, from the exons ATGTTCCACTACACCTCTACCACCACTAAG gtcCCCCCGTCCGAGACGACCCAGAACTCCCTGTCCACTAAGAAGACGTGGCCCTTCAACACCAAGCGGCCCCCCATGTCCCCGGCCTACAACAACGAGGATAATGAGGCGTGGAACGGAGACGAGGAGACCGGCCCGTTGGTCATAGAGAATCCCAGGGACTACTCTACGGAGCTCAGCGTCACCATCGCCGTGGGAGCCTCGCTACTCTTCCTCAACGTTCTAGCCTTCGCAGCGCTTTACTACCGGAAGGATAAACGGAGGGAGGCTTCGGCAGGTCGCCGCGGCCAACCCAGCCCACAGACCCGCCACGGCCAGGCTACGTCCAACGACATCAGCCACCACCAGCGTCCCAACGAGGAGGAGATCATGTCCCTGCAGATCAACCAGACGCACCACGAGTGTGAGGCGATGGGGGTGGGGAACCCGGGGAATGACGAGGGGCTGCGTCTGGCCTCGCTTCCCGACTACACTCTGACCCTGCGGAGGTCACCGGACGACATCCCTCTGATGACCCCCAATACCATCACCATGATCCCAAACTCTCTGGTGGGGATGCCCAACCTTCACCCGTACAACACTTTCACAGCCGGGTTCAACTCCACCGGCCTGCCCCACTCCCACTCCACCACCCGGGTATAG
- the LOC129858423 gene encoding neuroligin-3-like isoform X2 produces the protein MFHYTSTTTKVPPSETTQNSLSTKKTWPFNTKRPPMSPAYNNEDNEAWNGDEETGPLVIENPRDYSTELSVTIAVGASLLFLNVLAFAALYYRKDKRREASAGRRGQPSPQTRHGQATSNDISHHQRPNEEEIMSLQINQTHHECEAMGVGNPGNDEGLRLASLPDYTLTLRRSPDDIPLMTPNTITMIPNSLVGMPNLHPYNTFTAGFNSTGLPHSHSTTRV, from the exons ATGTTCCActacacctctaccaccaccaag gtcCCCCCGTCCGAGACGACCCAGAACTCCCTGTCCACTAAGAAGACGTGGCCCTTCAACACCAAGCGGCCCCCCATGTCCCCGGCCTACAACAACGAGGATAATGAGGCGTGGAACGGAGACGAGGAGACCGGCCCGTTGGTCATAGAGAATCCCAGGGACTACTCTACGGAGCTCAGCGTCACCATCGCCGTGGGAGCCTCGCTACTCTTCCTCAACGTTCTAGCCTTCGCAGCGCTTTACTACCGGAAGGATAAACGGAGGGAGGCTTCGGCAGGTCGCCGCGGCCAACCCAGCCCACAGACCCGCCACGGCCAGGCTACGTCCAACGACATCAGCCACCACCAGCGTCCCAACGAGGAGGAGATCATGTCCCTGCAGATCAACCAGACGCACCACGAGTGTGAGGCGATGGGGGTGGGGAACCCGGGGAATGACGAGGGGCTGCGTCTGGCCTCGCTTCCCGACTACACTCTGACCCTGCGGAGGTCACCGGACGACATCCCTCTGATGACCCCCAATACCATCACCATGATCCCAAACTCTCTGGTGGGGATGCCCAACCTTCACCCGTACAACACTTTCACAGCCGGGTTCAACTCCACCGGCCTGCCCCACTCCCACTCCACCACCCGGGTATAG
- the LOC129858423 gene encoding neuroligin-3-like isoform X1: MFHYTSTTTKVPLHLFNSHLYNLHDMFHYTSTTTKVPPSETTQNSLSTKKTWPFNTKRPPMSPAYNNEDNEAWNGDEETGPLVIENPRDYSTELSVTIAVGASLLFLNVLAFAALYYRKDKRREASAGRRGQPSPQTRHGQATSNDISHHQRPNEEEIMSLQINQTHHECEAMGVGNPGNDEGLRLASLPDYTLTLRRSPDDIPLMTPNTITMIPNSLVGMPNLHPYNTFTAGFNSTGLPHSHSTTRV, from the exons ATGTTTCACTACACCTCTACCACCACTAAGGTACCGCTACATCTCTTTAACTCCCACCTGTATAACCTCCATGACATGTTCCACTACACCTCTACCACCACTAAG gtcCCCCCGTCCGAGACGACCCAGAACTCCCTGTCCACTAAGAAGACGTGGCCCTTCAACACCAAGCGGCCCCCCATGTCCCCGGCCTACAACAACGAGGATAATGAGGCGTGGAACGGAGACGAGGAGACCGGCCCGTTGGTCATAGAGAATCCCAGGGACTACTCTACGGAGCTCAGCGTCACCATCGCCGTGGGAGCCTCGCTACTCTTCCTCAACGTTCTAGCCTTCGCAGCGCTTTACTACCGGAAGGATAAACGGAGGGAGGCTTCGGCAGGTCGCCGCGGCCAACCCAGCCCACAGACCCGCCACGGCCAGGCTACGTCCAACGACATCAGCCACCACCAGCGTCCCAACGAGGAGGAGATCATGTCCCTGCAGATCAACCAGACGCACCACGAGTGTGAGGCGATGGGGGTGGGGAACCCGGGGAATGACGAGGGGCTGCGTCTGGCCTCGCTTCCCGACTACACTCTGACCCTGCGGAGGTCACCGGACGACATCCCTCTGATGACCCCCAATACCATCACCATGATCCCAAACTCTCTGGTGGGGATGCCCAACCTTCACCCGTACAACACTTTCACAGCCGGGTTCAACTCCACCGGCCTGCCCCACTCCCACTCCACCACCCGGGTATAG